Proteins from a genomic interval of Candidatus Poribacteria bacterium:
- the rsmD gene encoding 16S rRNA (guanine(966)-N(2))-methyltransferase RsmD has translation MRVIAGTFRGRRLAAPKGNRLVRPTADRVKESVFSILQEQIVDANFLDLCAGTGSMGIEALSRGAKHVTFLERAPRCIEIIEKNLRTCGLLIESHARYRLLRRDAIKGITYLCKRSSVFEIIYFDPPYGLDVAGGSQLYTPCLSLLAESSLLCVGGLLLVEHAKQHIVPDAVGGLRRSRQARYGDTVVSFYEKNL, from the coding sequence ATGAGAGTGATTGCTGGCACATTCAGAGGTAGACGCTTGGCGGCTCCGAAAGGGAATCGCCTCGTGCGCCCTACTGCTGATCGGGTTAAAGAATCGGTTTTTAGTATCCTGCAGGAACAGATAGTAGATGCAAATTTCCTGGACCTTTGTGCCGGCACTGGGAGTATGGGAATTGAAGCGTTGAGCCGTGGTGCGAAGCATGTCACGTTTTTGGAGCGCGCCCCGCGGTGCATCGAGATTATAGAAAAAAACCTTCGAACGTGTGGTCTGCTTATTGAATCCCACGCGCGGTATCGTCTACTCCGTCGCGATGCTATAAAAGGGATTACGTATCTGTGTAAGCGGTCCAGTGTATTTGAAATTATCTATTTTGATCCCCCATACGGTCTTGATGTAGCAGGGGGATCGCAGCTGTATACGCCCTGTTTATCACTGCTTGCCGAGAGTTCGCTGCTCTGTGTCGGTGGCCTTCTGCTCGTTGAACACGCGAAGCAGCATATTGTGCCGGATGCAGTCGGGGGTTTGAGGCGGAGTCGGCAGGCGCGTTACGGGGATACGGTTGTATCGTTTTATGAGAAAAATTTGTAG
- a CDS encoding LamG domain-containing protein, with translation MARLTISLIIVGFMFAHLCNAEIDPGSIVGAWLFDETGGKVAKDSSDNGNDGDLVGGAKWVKGKFGNAIELNGKDAWVTVPAIGPLDDFTLMKWFNSTGRVGLWRCFFNRDGWAAGYVHYQFRPDNKMEMAIHSNNPVRHPGWPESDFTADKSILDKWFHLAVAYSRTGKFVRVYFDGELDAEGNWGPLAGEFGPGRIGSWSGGGREWEGLFDEMLLFDVALEVEDIQMLMENGLEATLAVEPAGKLTTNWGDLKLGRTHSR, from the coding sequence ATGGCTCGCTTGACAATCAGCTTAATCATCGTCGGTTTCATGTTCGCACACCTCTGCAACGCTGAAATCGATCCGGGATCTATTGTGGGTGCGTGGTTGTTTGATGAAACAGGTGGAAAAGTCGCCAAAGATTCATCCGACAATGGCAACGACGGCGACCTTGTCGGGGGTGCGAAATGGGTGAAGGGTAAATTCGGCAACGCCATTGAACTCAATGGTAAGGACGCTTGGGTCACCGTTCCAGCGATCGGACCGCTTGATGATTTTACACTCATGAAATGGTTCAATTCCACAGGTAGGGTCGGACTCTGGAGATGCTTCTTCAACCGTGATGGTTGGGCTGCCGGATACGTCCACTATCAATTCCGCCCAGACAACAAGATGGAGATGGCTATCCACTCGAACAACCCAGTGCGACACCCGGGATGGCCTGAATCGGATTTCACGGCGGATAAAAGCATTCTGGATAAATGGTTCCATCTCGCAGTGGCTTATAGCAGGACCGGTAAATTCGTTCGCGTCTACTTCGATGGTGAACTTGACGCTGAGGGGAATTGGGGACCCTTGGCCGGGGAATTTGGACCCGGACGGATCGGTTCGTGGAGCGGTGGCGGCAGAGAGTGGGAGGGTCTGTTCGATGAAATGCTACTCTTCGATGTCGCACTGGAGGTAGAAGACATTCAGATGCTTATGGAAAACGGATTAGAAGCCACGCTCGCTGTTGAACCCGCAGGTAAACTTACAACAAATTGGGGGGACCTTAAGTTAGGACGGACACACAGCAGATAG
- a CDS encoding uracil-DNA glycosylase, giving the protein MNSVQTQMQTLKTRASVCTACDLSKTRANVVFGSGDATAKLAIVAEGPSAADNRTALPFSGPAGDMLDDVLAVNALTRSDIWLTNIIKCRAASRKGDVLKNRPPKASEIKACSKWLDGELTVMQPSVVLCMGAPAAKVLIHRRFRITEERGVWFTDTTYAPFAMATFNPAYVLRQEGENFTALRQVLVDDIAEAMRKLQEAVEIPQLTLF; this is encoded by the coding sequence ATGAATAGCGTTCAGACACAGATGCAAACCCTTAAAACGCGGGCAAGCGTTTGTACAGCATGTGACTTGTCGAAAACCCGTGCGAATGTTGTTTTCGGTAGCGGCGATGCCACCGCAAAGTTAGCGATTGTTGCGGAGGGACCCTCTGCTGCGGATAATCGGACAGCACTCCCATTTTCAGGTCCTGCTGGGGATATGCTGGATGATGTTTTGGCAGTAAATGCGTTGACGCGTAGCGATATCTGGCTCACGAACATCATTAAATGTCGTGCCGCGAGTCGTAAAGGGGATGTGTTAAAGAACCGTCCACCGAAGGCATCAGAGATTAAGGCGTGTTCCAAATGGCTGGATGGTGAGCTGACTGTGATGCAACCCTCAGTCGTTCTCTGTATGGGCGCGCCTGCCGCGAAAGTGCTTATCCATCGTAGATTCCGCATTACAGAGGAACGGGGTGTCTGGTTTACGGATACCACGTATGCTCCCTTCGCAATGGCGACGTTTAACCCTGCGTATGTCCTACGGCAGGAGGGTGAGAATTTTACGGCACTCCGGCAAGTCCTTGTCGATGACATCGCCGAGGCGATGCGAAAGTTACAAGAGGCGGTCGAAATTCCACAGTTGACTCTTTTTTAA
- a CDS encoding cupin domain-containing protein, with protein MKILNLQSGTPFQMGKGKNWRVVHPDMGSKQLTLNHGVHAPGQEFTQHYHDASEDAIVVLEGGGAIRQGEVYTPIAAGDVIFVPAGEVHGTVNTTPNMARLISFQAPPDMALYRGERDTPDTAPTPQAGHRSNVQVISMARSGPVFGKSTEWRSVVSPQKGSVHLSVDYIHLNKGENFAHEPIDSESIYVLRDGCAEVTMDTGETCALERHDVLFLSPGDTFSLSQMGDEPAAIISCWAVAASGS; from the coding sequence ATGAAAATTTTGAATCTTCAATCCGGAACGCCCTTTCAAATGGGTAAAGGTAAAAACTGGCGTGTTGTCCATCCCGATATGGGATCCAAACAATTGACTTTAAACCATGGGGTTCACGCGCCCGGTCAAGAGTTTACGCAGCATTATCACGATGCGTCGGAAGACGCGATTGTCGTTTTAGAAGGTGGTGGTGCTATCCGTCAAGGAGAGGTCTATACACCGATTGCTGCGGGCGATGTCATCTTTGTGCCCGCAGGCGAGGTCCATGGAACGGTTAATACGACACCGAACATGGCGCGTTTAATTAGTTTCCAGGCTCCACCGGATATGGCACTCTACCGGGGTGAACGAGATACGCCAGATACAGCCCCCACACCTCAAGCTGGGCATAGAAGTAACGTCCAAGTCATCAGTATGGCGCGCAGTGGTCCTGTTTTTGGGAAATCCACCGAGTGGCGAAGTGTGGTCTCTCCACAAAAAGGTTCTGTACATCTTTCTGTAGATTACATCCATCTCAACAAAGGCGAAAACTTTGCGCATGAACCGATAGACAGCGAGTCAATTTATGTGTTGCGCGATGGATGTGCTGAAGTGACAATGGACACTGGAGAGACATGTGCTTTGGAACGACATGATGTCCTCTTCCTGTCCCCTGGAGACACCTTTTCGCTTTCTCAAATGGGAGATGAACCCGCAGCGATCATATCTTGTTGGGCAGTTGCCGCTTCCGGGAGTTAA
- a CDS encoding DUF1501 domain-containing protein, whose translation MIEESVDMDAKLWVPEYDAPELWHKEISRRCFVKSGISGFLGLVAMQHFSSRSLAQLEDIVPRAKHCIVLFMSGGASQLDSFDPKPGTKNGGPFAAIPTSVKGIEVSEHLPQVAEQAHHLSIIRSIVSREGNHERARYLLHTGYAPGGAIRHPTLGSLTSYYLDNLSDLPSCVNINSPTYSGSFLGATHDPFVVKDPMRPVEDLSYPWQMDTHRFRERLKMLKAIEADFIAKRTGRSTEAHEAIYKKADQLINSPKIEAFHLNEEPMAIREAYGMHKFGQGCLMARRLIEAGVKFVEVSLDGWDTHENNFARTKELLALVDPAFAMLLKELAERDLLEETIVLWLGEFGRTPKINNRDGRDHHTQGWSAAVAGGGTRGGQVIGSTNEDGTQVDSGTVRVPDLFASLCFALGVDADEENYSRAGRPIRVVDDGSVIEELFI comes from the coding sequence ATGATTGAGGAGAGCGTGGACATGGACGCGAAATTATGGGTTCCAGAATACGACGCGCCAGAGTTGTGGCATAAAGAGATCTCACGCCGCTGTTTTGTCAAAAGCGGTATCAGCGGTTTTCTGGGACTCGTCGCGATGCAGCATTTCAGTTCGAGGAGCCTTGCGCAGCTTGAAGATATTGTGCCGCGCGCCAAACACTGTATCGTTTTGTTCATGAGCGGTGGCGCGAGTCAATTAGACTCCTTTGATCCCAAGCCCGGCACTAAAAATGGCGGTCCCTTTGCAGCAATCCCGACAAGCGTTAAAGGGATAGAGGTTTCCGAACATCTTCCGCAAGTTGCAGAACAGGCGCACCATCTCTCTATTATCCGATCGATAGTTTCACGTGAAGGCAATCATGAACGCGCTCGCTATTTACTGCATACGGGTTATGCCCCTGGGGGGGCAATCAGGCACCCAACCCTCGGTTCGCTCACCTCTTATTACCTTGACAATCTCTCCGATCTTCCGAGTTGCGTTAATATCAATTCACCGACCTACTCCGGCAGTTTCCTCGGTGCAACGCACGATCCGTTCGTCGTCAAAGATCCGATGAGACCTGTAGAGGATCTCTCTTATCCTTGGCAGATGGATACGCACCGTTTTCGAGAGCGTCTGAAAATGCTTAAAGCGATTGAGGCAGATTTTATCGCAAAACGGACGGGACGCAGCACAGAGGCACATGAAGCGATTTACAAAAAAGCCGATCAGCTTATCAACTCCCCGAAAATCGAGGCGTTTCATCTCAACGAAGAACCCATGGCGATCCGCGAGGCGTATGGAATGCATAAGTTCGGTCAGGGGTGTTTGATGGCACGTCGGTTGATAGAGGCTGGGGTCAAATTTGTTGAGGTTTCGTTGGACGGATGGGATACACATGAAAATAACTTTGCGCGGACGAAAGAGCTCCTCGCGCTGGTAGATCCGGCGTTCGCAATGCTCCTCAAGGAGTTGGCTGAACGGGACCTTCTTGAAGAAACGATTGTGCTATGGCTGGGTGAGTTTGGTCGCACCCCGAAAATTAACAATAGAGACGGACGCGACCATCATACCCAGGGATGGTCGGCTGCCGTCGCTGGCGGGGGGACCCGCGGTGGACAGGTCATCGGAAGTACAAATGAAGATGGCACTCAGGTTGATAGTGGCACAGTCCGCGTTCCAGACTTATTCGCATCGCTCTGCTTCGCCCTTGGGGTTGATGCTGATGAAGAGAACTATTCTCGCGCCGGACGACCGATCCGAGTCGTTGACGATGGTTCTGTGATAGAGGAGTTGTTCATATAG
- a CDS encoding guanylate kinase, translating into MANTHLYKPHLVIVISGPSGSGKSTVINALCKADETLQLSVSATTRKPRRGEVAGVDYHFLSKTEFEKSIRQDHFLEWAAYGDNLYGTPKSEIADAREAGKDSILEIEVKGSLEIRAQDLAPARSILIFIVPPSFATLEKRLRRRDTESESELKQRLDIAKSEVREIQHYDYWVSNPQGGIKQAVQQIQTIITAERSRIDAKLIETLNPLLGVDSEN; encoded by the coding sequence ATGGCGAACACACACCTCTATAAACCGCACCTCGTCATCGTCATCTCCGGTCCCTCTGGTTCAGGGAAAAGCACCGTCATTAATGCCCTCTGTAAAGCAGATGAAACTTTACAATTATCTGTCTCTGCGACAACGCGTAAACCCCGTCGCGGTGAAGTCGCTGGCGTTGATTATCACTTTCTGTCAAAAACGGAATTTGAAAAGTCCATTCGGCAGGACCACTTCTTAGAATGGGCAGCATACGGCGACAACCTCTACGGGACACCCAAATCTGAAATTGCCGATGCCCGCGAAGCCGGAAAAGATTCTATCTTAGAGATCGAGGTAAAGGGTTCTCTGGAAATCCGAGCACAAGACCTCGCCCCGGCAAGAAGTATCCTTATCTTTATTGTCCCGCCCTCATTCGCTACCTTGGAGAAACGTCTCCGCCGCAGAGACACAGAATCTGAATCGGAACTGAAACAACGCTTAGATATAGCAAAATCCGAAGTCCGCGAGATTCAGCACTACGATTACTGGGTTAGCAACCCACAAGGCGGCATCAAACAGGCAGTTCAGCAAATCCAGACGATTATCACTGCCGAACGATCTCGCATTGATGCCAAACTCATAGAGACACTTAACCCTTTACTCGGCGTTGACAGCGAAAATTAA
- the rsmA gene encoding ribosomal RNA small subunit methyltransferase A, with protein MNYQQVRGFFALNHTRPKKQLGQNFLVNPEALEIILAAGELTDTDTVIEIGAGLGCLTDVLARRAKRVIAVEVDELLYKALAAQFATDSHVHLLNADILKLEFNSLLSDGTETVPTTFKVIANLPYSITTPILWKLLDYHKQIHSCVLMTQKEVAERIVAEPGGKDYGALTIGVTYRTDATLIATLSPENFYPAPKVDSALLKLTMRQHPKVKVENEEFFFKVVRTAFRTRRKMLKNTLVRGRLAPAKVLGAAFEELGIAPERRAETLDITEFAALANFLFFNY; from the coding sequence ATGAACTACCAACAGGTTCGTGGCTTTTTTGCCCTCAATCACACCCGCCCCAAAAAACAATTAGGACAAAACTTCCTGGTTAACCCAGAAGCCCTTGAAATTATCCTCGCAGCGGGAGAACTCACGGATACCGACACCGTCATAGAGATTGGTGCCGGTTTAGGGTGCCTCACGGACGTTTTGGCGCGACGTGCCAAACGTGTAATTGCCGTTGAAGTAGATGAATTGCTATACAAGGCGTTAGCAGCGCAATTCGCAACAGATTCACACGTTCACCTCCTTAACGCGGATATTCTTAAATTGGAATTCAACTCATTGTTGTCTGACGGCACAGAGACTGTGCCTACTACTTTTAAGGTTATAGCGAACCTGCCTTACAGCATTACGACTCCAATCTTGTGGAAACTGCTCGATTATCACAAACAGATTCATAGCTGCGTATTGATGACGCAGAAGGAGGTCGCTGAAAGAATTGTTGCTGAACCCGGAGGAAAGGATTATGGTGCCTTAACAATCGGTGTCACGTATCGGACGGATGCGACACTCATCGCTACGCTATCACCAGAAAACTTTTATCCGGCACCCAAAGTGGATTCGGCACTCTTAAAACTGACGATGCGCCAACATCCAAAGGTTAAGGTTGAAAATGAGGAATTCTTCTTTAAAGTTGTGCGGACGGCGTTTCGGACGCGGCGGAAGATGCTAAAAAATACGTTAGTTAGGGGTAGGTTGGCACCGGCGAAGGTATTAGGGGCCGCATTTGAGGAACTCGGTATCGCGCCAGAGCGGCGTGCTGAAACATTGGATATCACAGAATTCGCCGCCCTCGCAAATTTTTTGTTTTTTAATTATTAA
- a CDS encoding 4Fe-4S dicluster domain-containing protein: MAYYITDECIGCMACLTNCPVDAITGDRNMLHIIDPNICIDCSACGMVCPVEAIRDQFGEVCKFIRRPTHRPIAVIYEELCSGCDFCVHICPWECLELKDPETGEHAESFFGICELVKPKDCVGCKLCEEVCIKDAIRIESPVLVELAEAEAAD; this comes from the coding sequence ATGGCATATTATATCACCGACGAGTGTATCGGGTGTATGGCGTGTTTGACGAACTGCCCGGTTGATGCAATAACAGGCGATCGGAACATGCTACACATCATCGATCCGAATATTTGCATTGATTGTAGCGCGTGCGGGATGGTCTGTCCAGTCGAGGCAATCCGTGACCAGTTCGGAGAGGTGTGCAAATTCATTCGTCGACCCACGCACCGACCCATCGCCGTTATCTACGAAGAACTCTGTTCGGGATGTGACTTCTGTGTCCATATTTGTCCCTGGGAGTGTCTTGAACTTAAGGACCCAGAGACCGGTGAACACGCCGAAAGCTTCTTCGGTATCTGTGAACTCGTTAAACCGAAAGACTGTGTCGGTTGTAAACTGTGCGAAGAGGTCTGTATCAAGGACGCTATCCGCATTGAATCCCCCGTGCTTGTGGAACTGGCTGAAGCCGAAGCCGCAGACTAA
- a CDS encoding SDR family oxidoreductase: protein MDLGLKDKVVVVTGASRGIGRAIAHGFAEEGARLSICGRTQDTLQSVTDELSAKGAEVFAKRTDVTDGEQVNAFIAETVETYGGIDVVVNNVGGSRWTPLEEISDTEWHEILDLNLVSAARVNRGVIPEMKKRGSGVILMITSIYGREGGGHITYNAAKAAEISMTKSLARELAPDNIRVNSVAPGSILFPGGGWARRIAADPEAMEAFVKSDMPLGRFGKPEEIANVVVFLASERASLVTGACVNVDGCQSHSNI from the coding sequence ATGGACTTAGGACTCAAGGACAAAGTGGTCGTTGTGACAGGTGCAAGCCGCGGCATCGGACGTGCTATCGCGCACGGTTTCGCTGAAGAAGGTGCGCGGTTGAGCATCTGCGGCAGAACCCAAGATACACTCCAAAGCGTAACAGATGAACTGTCCGCAAAAGGTGCGGAGGTTTTCGCCAAACGCACAGATGTTACGGATGGCGAACAGGTTAACGCGTTCATAGCAGAAACCGTGGAAACGTATGGTGGAATTGATGTTGTTGTGAACAACGTCGGTGGCAGTCGGTGGACCCCTCTGGAAGAGATTTCAGATACCGAATGGCACGAAATCCTCGACCTGAATTTGGTATCTGCAGCGCGAGTGAACCGAGGTGTTATCCCTGAAATGAAAAAACGGGGAAGCGGTGTGATCCTGATGATCACCTCCATCTACGGTAGGGAAGGCGGTGGACACATCACCTATAACGCCGCGAAAGCCGCCGAGATCAGCATGACAAAGTCGTTGGCAAGGGAGCTCGCACCCGACAATATCCGCGTGAATAGCGTCGCCCCGGGTTCGATCCTCTTTCCGGGGGGTGGCTGGGCGCGTCGCATCGCAGCGGATCCGGAGGCGATGGAAGCCTTTGTGAAAAGCGATATGCCGCTGGGGAGGTTCGGGAAGCCCGAAGAGATCGCGAATGTCGTCGTTTTTCTTGCGTCGGAACGCGCGAGTCTTGTAACGGGTGCCTGTGTGAACGTTGATGGCTGTCAGTCGCATTCAAACATTTAA
- the coaBC gene encoding bifunctional phosphopantothenoylcysteine decarboxylase/phosphopantothenate--cysteine ligase CoaBC, which yields MEGGYTERIVVSSIYLTEPQGKIKNIILGVTGGIAIHKSIDVASQLVKAGASVHVVMTENATRLVQPLQFQVISRNPVLLNLFDAGTDWKPPHIDLADRADLLAIVPATANIIGKMANGIADDALSTIAVSVHCPILLAPAMNGHMYHNPFVQRNIDTLKTHGIHFVEPDSGDLACGYEGTGRLNTVDAILQRINDILADARSNSLPKTETADLRGTRVLVTAGATREYIDPVRFITNRSSGKMGYAIAEAAAQRGAEVRLISGAATVPAPADIEIQHVETTLEMYDALLQAFKETDIVIMAGAPADYRPREFTPHKIKKTAETLTLPLERNPDIAEALGEQKTDQTLVCFAAETNDILENAKKKLIRKNCDLIVANDILAEGAGFGVDTNIVTLLEPDGTCEQLPRASKRDVADAILTKVVSLRTRKK from the coding sequence ATGGAGGGCGGATATACGGAGAGGATCGTTGTTTCTTCAATTTACCTCACCGAACCGCAAGGAAAAATTAAAAACATTATCTTAGGTGTTACAGGCGGCATCGCGATTCACAAATCGATTGACGTGGCAAGCCAACTCGTTAAAGCGGGGGCATCCGTCCACGTTGTGATGACGGAAAACGCCACGCGTCTCGTGCAGCCATTGCAATTCCAAGTCATCTCACGGAACCCTGTCCTCCTGAACCTATTTGACGCGGGAACAGACTGGAAACCCCCTCATATCGATCTCGCCGACCGTGCGGATCTCCTCGCAATCGTCCCCGCGACAGCGAATATCATCGGTAAGATGGCAAACGGCATCGCTGACGACGCGCTCTCGACCATTGCCGTTTCCGTTCACTGTCCAATCCTCCTCGCACCGGCGATGAACGGACACATGTACCACAATCCGTTTGTGCAACGGAATATCGACACCTTGAAAACGCACGGAATCCATTTCGTTGAACCCGATAGTGGTGATTTAGCCTGCGGCTATGAAGGGACGGGACGGCTGAACACAGTGGATGCAATCCTGCAACGGATAAATGATATTCTTGCTGATGCCAGATCGAACAGTCTACCCAAAACCGAAACAGCCGATTTACGAGGGACACGCGTTCTCGTCACCGCCGGGGCAACGCGCGAATATATCGATCCGGTCCGCTTTATCACCAACCGTTCCAGCGGCAAGATGGGATACGCCATTGCTGAAGCGGCTGCACAGCGGGGTGCAGAGGTGCGCCTCATCAGCGGCGCTGCGACCGTCCCTGCCCCCGCCGACATCGAAATCCAGCACGTCGAGACGACGCTTGAGATGTATGATGCACTCCTGCAAGCCTTCAAAGAAACAGATATTGTCATCATGGCGGGCGCGCCTGCGGATTATCGACCGAGGGAATTTACACCCCATAAAATCAAAAAAACTGCCGAAACCTTGACACTTCCACTCGAAAGGAATCCGGACATCGCCGAGGCACTTGGCGAACAGAAAACCGACCAAACCCTCGTTTGCTTCGCCGCCGAAACGAACGACATCCTTGAAAACGCCAAAAAGAAGCTGATACGCAAAAACTGCGATCTCATTGTTGCGAATGACATCCTTGCGGAGGGAGCCGGATTCGGTGTCGATACGAATATTGTAACCTTGCTGGAGCCAGACGGCACCTGCGAACAACTCCCACGCGCCTCAAAGCGCGATGTAGCAGATGCCATTTTGACAAAGGTTGTTTCCCTCAGGACGCGAAAGAAGTAA
- a CDS encoding Rieske 2Fe-2S domain-containing protein, with amino-acid sequence MVSRRKFFKFLGWGNFVAALGLTFGPGLVRYLYPRVLFEPSSVFKAGFPAEYPPGSVSEKFKKEPFGVWIVRKQDGEFYALLTICTHLGCTPRWLGSENKFKCPCHGSGFDREGINYEGPAPRPLERVKITLAEDGQIEIDKAVKFLGEKGQWTDPGSFLKV; translated from the coding sequence GTGGTATCTCGACGTAAGTTTTTTAAATTTCTCGGCTGGGGGAATTTCGTTGCAGCATTGGGCTTGACCTTCGGCCCGGGATTGGTTCGGTATTTATATCCACGTGTGCTGTTTGAACCCTCCTCTGTTTTTAAAGCAGGATTCCCAGCAGAATATCCACCGGGCAGTGTTAGTGAAAAGTTCAAAAAAGAGCCGTTTGGTGTTTGGATTGTCCGGAAGCAAGACGGTGAGTTCTACGCGCTCTTAACCATTTGCACACACCTCGGATGCACGCCGCGCTGGCTCGGTTCAGAAAACAAATTCAAGTGCCCCTGTCACGGTAGCGGTTTTGACCGGGAAGGCATAAACTACGAAGGTCCTGCGCCGCGACCGCTCGAACGTGTTAAAATTACATTGGCAGAAGATGGTCAAATCGAAATCGACAAGGCTGTGAAGTTTTTAGGTGAAAAGGGGCAGTGGACCGACCCAGGCTCCTTTTTGAAGGTTTGA
- the ltrA gene encoding group II intron reverse transcriptase/maturase translates to MINNSCKATIASTTDRTFSVENIRKCENYVETMQKRLDEAVANNDKKKIRTIFTILVKRSFAVKVLAVWRITYLNEGKNTAGVDRVKMPQASREHQNLIRYKLLKEINIKSKPDAIRRTYIPKSNGKQRPLGIPTMKDRINQEILRIALDPIVEYHLDEDSYGFRPKRSCQDAMMMLYVCLNRKDRRRYIVEGDIKSCFDHISHDHILRVLRTWEIPIYAIRIIRKILTSKIVDRNKVIDNTQGTPQGGVISSMLSNVALSTFDYYIRHHTDNIMVRYADDFVILCKSKQIAKQAKIDIAEFLYKTINLTLSEEKTRITHIKDGFDFLGFTFRKYPRRGITSPKDISDYIMLITPSKEKIKNLRASIKTVVKKSIALPQEQLIKLLNPILRGWGNYYRYTNSKVSYNKIDYYVYHTLLRWGRRRHSKSNDWIIDKYFAKDKRTFGNNPTLSRLSDIPILNYVKVKKDVRVYCKDDREYWQKRDERLMSQRFMKYRKSLYKKQKGKCTECNYPLLPLDKLQVHHILPKAKGGTNSHSNLTLIHAECHWELHSKQSYLS, encoded by the coding sequence ATGATTAACAACTCATGTAAAGCAACCATAGCCAGCACAACAGATCGCACATTTTCTGTTGAAAATATCAGAAAATGTGAGAACTACGTTGAGACTATGCAGAAAAGACTTGACGAAGCGGTTGCCAATAACGATAAGAAGAAGATACGCACAATCTTTACAATTCTGGTAAAACGTTCTTTTGCGGTAAAAGTGCTTGCTGTGTGGAGAATAACATATCTCAACGAAGGCAAAAACACTGCTGGAGTTGACAGAGTAAAAATGCCACAAGCAAGCAGGGAACATCAGAATCTGATAAGATACAAACTTCTAAAAGAAATCAATATCAAATCAAAGCCTGATGCTATCAGACGGACTTATATTCCAAAATCAAATGGAAAGCAAAGACCGCTTGGTATACCAACCATGAAAGACCGAATCAATCAAGAAATTCTACGAATAGCATTAGATCCAATTGTTGAGTACCATCTTGACGAAGATAGTTACGGCTTTAGACCAAAACGAAGCTGTCAAGATGCAATGATGATGCTATACGTATGTTTGAATAGAAAAGATCGCAGACGCTATATTGTGGAAGGCGATATAAAGTCATGTTTTGACCACATATCACACGACCACATATTAAGAGTTTTACGGACTTGGGAAATTCCGATATACGCTATACGCATTATCAGAAAAATACTCACCTCAAAAATTGTTGATAGAAATAAAGTTATAGATAATACACAAGGCACACCACAAGGTGGAGTAATATCATCGATGTTGTCAAATGTGGCTTTATCTACTTTTGACTATTACATCAGACATCATACCGATAACATAATGGTAAGATATGCTGATGATTTTGTTATCCTGTGTAAATCCAAACAGATAGCAAAACAAGCCAAAATTGACATAGCGGAATTTCTATATAAAACAATAAATCTAACGCTATCCGAAGAAAAGACTCGTATAACTCACATCAAAGACGGCTTTGATTTTCTAGGATTTACGTTTAGGAAATATCCTAGACGCGGAATAACAAGCCCGAAAGATATAAGTGATTACATCATGCTGATAACACCGAGTAAAGAAAAGATCAAAAATTTGCGTGCCTCTATAAAAACAGTAGTCAAAAAGTCTATTGCTCTACCTCAAGAGCAACTTATAAAACTACTAAATCCTATCCTGAGAGGGTGGGGAAATTATTACAGATATACAAATAGTAAAGTCAGTTATAATAAAATTGACTACTACGTATACCACACACTTTTACGATGGGGCAGACGGAGACATAGTAAAAGCAATGATTGGATTATAGACAAATATTTTGCTAAAGACAAAAGAACATTTGGAAATAATCCAACTTTATCACGGCTATCAGATATACCGATACTTAATTATGTAAAGGTAAAGAAAGATGTAAGAGTCTATTGTAAAGATGATAGAGAATACTGGCAAAAACGCGATGAACGACTAATGAGTCAAAGATTTATGAAGTATAGAAAATCACTTTATAAAAAGCAAAAAGGGAAGTGCACCGAATGCAACTATCCTTTATTGCCACTTGATAAATTACAAGTCCATCACATATTACCAAAGGCAAAAGGCGGAACTAACAGCCATAGCAACCTAACGCTAATTCACGCTGAATGTCATTGGGAACTGCATAGTAAGCAATCGTATCTATCATAG